The following nucleotide sequence is from Triticum dicoccoides isolate Atlit2015 ecotype Zavitan chromosome 7B, WEW_v2.0, whole genome shotgun sequence.
AGTTAATACATTTCTGGTATTTTCTTATTTCTTTTGACAGTATCATTAGCCACTAGCCAACACTCTGCCCTCTTGTATGTTGATTGTAGATTTGTGCGCCCAACTGCAATGAGTGAGCAACGAATAAAAGAATATATAGAAGggaaatatggaaaatttggagTTGACCGGTATGTGCAGCACTATTTTGCTCTCTTCAgtactatttattttattatttgagATATGAATTTACAGAATTAGCACACATTGACCTTGTTCTGTTAACATGCGAGTTCAAGATTCTTTTTGTTCAAACTTGGTTTGCCCTCTGTCTGATCGTGGATGTAACCTGTCACTTGGCTGGTCACGTGAGGATGCATTGCATAGCAACAAGGATGCATTAGTAACCCTTTTGGAGGATGTATATGCAACAACTTTTGCAGCATGTCATTAGATTATCACACTAAAATAGTCTAGAAGCCTGATGTGTACTCATTTGCTCTCAATAATTTGAGTCACACATACTAACAACTTTATCTGTTGTTCAATGTTTAAGTGTATGGCATGACACTGCTATCCCTTTCGGGGAAGTTCTTCAAGAGTTTGAAGACTGGATTGGAGGTCACAAATTGTGGAAACAGAAACAAGGAGAATCCCTCAACAGTTCTGCATTCGTTACTTGGTACGTTAGGCTTCTAATACTACATTGTCTTGAAGAAAAATACCGTCATTCACAAGTGTCTTATTTTCTTCCAAATTCGATCATCCAGTCCTGCAACATAAAGTTTCATTGTCTAGTATTAATTGACATGCCTTTGGTCTGAGCCAATCTAGCAGAGTTAGCATTCCCAGACCAGATCTTTAGGCAAGGGTTGGGATCACGGATATTAGGAACTGATTAGAAATGTTAAATGCAAATGGCAAAACTTGGAATTCCTGGCCGGAATTTCTTCAAATTATCCACAAGTTACACAAAAGGGTTGGGATCATGGATACTAAGAACTGATTAGAAATGTTTAATGAAAATGGCAAAACTTGGAATtcctggctggaatttcttcaagtTATCCACAAGTCCTCAGAACACAAAAGtgcctactccctccgatccatatgacTTGTCGcagctttagtacaactttgtactaaagctgcaacaagtaatatggattggagggagtactagattTGGAGATCAAAGCACATGTTACAAAATTGGTTTAGTCAGGAACCAGTGGGTTACTGCTTTTGGCTTAATGGGTCTTTGCCAAATGCAAAATGCACTGTCTGCAGTACATTTTTTATTAACCCAAGCTAGGTTTCCATGGTGGAATTTATTTTCAGTGCTTCAGATTCCATAATGTGTCTGTTCTCATGTTTCTGTCAATATACCAGTGGTAATTGGGATTTGAAGACGAAGGTCCCTGAGCAGTGCAAGGTTTCAAAAATAAAATTGCCATCTTACTTTATGGAGTGGATCAATTTGAAGGATATCTACCTCAACTTCTACAATAGAAGAGTAAGTGAATTAGATTAGAATAGAGTTTCTGATTGTTCATTAGGTGTTTATCTTCGAACTAAAGCTTGCATTCCATGGCTTGTGTTTTGCCAGGCAACTGGAATGATGACAATGATGAGGGAGCTTCAAATCCCAATTGCTGGAAGCCACCATCTCGGGATGGATGACGCGAAAAACATTACAAGAGTTGTTCAGCGCATGCTTGCTGATGGTGCTGTGATACAAATCACCGCGAGGAGGCAACCGGATACAAGTGATGTGAAATTCCTTTTCAAGAACAGAATCAGGTAACGGGATATTGTTAAATGTGGGTTTTACTCTTGTGCGGCTAGAAGATGACAAGATGCACTCCAGTGGAAAAGCATGGGAGTTACTGGGTCCAATCTACCTTTTGAAAAATCTGGCGATGACATACTTGCGTGTTACATGCACACCGTAACACACCTAATTGACACCGGCGTAAGCATCTGTTTTTTAGACTAAAAAAAGTAACGGCTTGCGGTGCATGGAGGTAGGTAGTGGCCTGTGAAGGGAGGGACCAAATGGCAAATAGCACCTATCGTGTGCGATGTCACTGTAGCACCTAGTCAAGCAAAGTACAAATTGAGCAGTGCGGTAGTCACGAAGGTTTCGACGTGGCCTTCTCACCGGCTGATGCTTTGATAGCACCCATGTGAGGATGCACAGTTGCTGTGTACTCTTTGCATGGGGCGTTTTTGGTTGAAATGAATGCCGGACACATGTGTATTTATTGTATTTCGGAGAGATATATAATTCAGAGACTGCACCAAATGATTCATTCACAAATGTAATATGTTTTGCAGAGGGCATATCAGTTTTTGGCTACTACTAGTAGTTAAACAGCCCGATGACGATGGCGAAACGTAGATGAGATGCTAAGGTCTTTGCAATGCAACGTACTTAGTAACATAAACTGAATTTATCTCAAGTACCAATGCTTACTGTGTTATTAAGTCACACACAAATCGTTGAAGAAACGTTACAGGAAATACCCAGGCGACGAAATGAAAAATGAAACAGGACCATGACAATGAAAAAGTACGAAGCGCACCTGAATGTCAGATGATCGGGTGTCAACAAGAGGACTCTTTCCATTCACAACGTACAGCAAatgcatgaccatgaagaaggcgaGCCTCCATCTTCTACAGAACTAGGACCAAACCCTATCATCTGAAGCTCACGCTTGTATGTCTCCACGATCCTAACCACTTGAAATGATAACATACCATTCGCCGCCGAAAAGCTTTTCTTCAAGATACTTGCCACAAGCTTGAATTTCTGCACGATGATCTGCCCAACCACCTCCCACCTGTGTAAGATCATTTGTGGAGGTAAACCCTGGATACCTCAGTTGGAGCATTTTGATGAGCGACTTCCTAATAAGCTCACTAGCGACCCTACAAATATCATGAGCTCGGCCTCAGCGGAGTCATCCGATGACGCGGTGCATATGGAGTACCTGTGAATCCCATCCCAAGTCACTGGGCAGGCATCGAAAAGTTAATAAATATAACCAAGGGAACGAGAGACA
It contains:
- the LOC119340702 gene encoding uncharacterized exonuclease domain-containing protein At3g15140-like — translated: MALARVSSSSRLLLLPSSLLHSFLRPFSTSSVSARRLSHPRSLPIDASLSQASPLPAAAREEGKVAEAPRSTSRRPWKPTCLYYTQGKCTMMDDALHLEKFNHNLSMDLPVNASAADKVKPQKLDYFLVLDLEGKVEILEFPVVMIDAHSMEFIDSFHRFVRPTAMSEQRIKEYIEGKYGKFGVDRVWHDTAIPFGEVLQEFEDWIGGHKLWKQKQGESLNSSAFVTCGNWDLKTKVPEQCKVSKIKLPSYFMEWINLKDIYLNFYNRRATGMMTMMRELQIPIAGSHHLGMDDAKNITRVVQRMLADGAVIQITARRQPDTSDVKFLFKNRIR